The following are from one region of the Halodesulfurarchaeum sp. HSR-GB genome:
- the aglG gene encoding glucosyl-dolichyl phosphate glucuronosyltransferase — MVDLVSVVICTYDMDRYPAFSEAIESVREQTYEPIEIVLVIDGNETVYERTVEDYGDVENVSIYNNDENRGISYSRTRGGELASGDVVAFIDDDGVAEPDWIETLVEVYETTDAIAAGGDVRPNWQTEKPSWFPEEFYWLVGVVEPGFAADGEEVRNVYGSNISYRREAFLEVGGYDPKTGRKGDKHLQAHEAPVGIRLLEEYGRGMVFVEDAVVHHTLFDYRGEFGWLVSRSFWQGYSKRVMDLLYPDAPDSKGAYLEQLLTHFVPKRVRGLVRRPSVAAVLQLLMIFVFTGAVGLGYLYAILTPDLLEKANT; from the coding sequence ATGGTCGACCTGGTCTCCGTAGTCATCTGTACGTACGATATGGACCGGTATCCCGCCTTTTCGGAGGCCATCGAGAGCGTTCGTGAGCAGACCTACGAGCCGATCGAGATCGTGCTGGTCATCGACGGAAACGAAACGGTGTACGAGCGAACCGTCGAGGATTACGGGGACGTGGAGAACGTCTCCATCTACAACAACGACGAGAACAGAGGGATTTCGTACAGCCGCACGCGTGGGGGCGAACTCGCTTCGGGGGACGTGGTCGCGTTCATCGACGACGATGGCGTGGCAGAACCGGACTGGATCGAGACGCTGGTCGAAGTGTACGAAACGACCGATGCCATCGCGGCTGGTGGTGACGTCCGGCCGAACTGGCAGACCGAGAAACCGTCGTGGTTTCCCGAGGAGTTCTACTGGCTCGTGGGCGTCGTCGAACCCGGTTTCGCGGCGGACGGCGAAGAGGTGCGAAACGTCTACGGCTCCAATATCTCCTATCGACGCGAAGCGTTTCTGGAGGTTGGTGGTTACGATCCCAAGACCGGGCGGAAGGGGGACAAACACCTCCAGGCACACGAAGCACCTGTGGGGATACGATTGCTGGAGGAGTACGGCAGGGGAATGGTGTTCGTCGAGGACGCGGTGGTCCACCACACGCTGTTCGACTACCGTGGTGAGTTCGGGTGGCTCGTCTCGCGGTCGTTCTGGCAGGGGTACTCGAAGCGCGTGATGGACCTGCTGTATCCCGACGCGCCGGACAGCAAGGGCGCGTACCTGGAGCAGTTGTTGACGCACTTCGTGCCGAAGCGCGTGAGAGGGTTGGTGCGGCGGCCGTCGGTGGCGGCGGTGTTGCAGTTGCTAATGATCTTCGTCTTTACTGGGGCTGTCGGGTTGGGGTATCTGTACGCGATTCTGACGCCGGATCTGCTGGAGAAGGCTAATACGTGA
- a CDS encoding oligosaccharyl transferase, archaeosortase A system-associated, whose product MSDDSTASGSTLDMEALTDTFRRWYHVPALVLAVVTMFFIRIQSWQNFVQDGNVYLSGNDAWYHLRMVEYSVENGLSTMPYEIWTGFATGKYVGQFGTLFDQLIATGALILGLGDPSSQQIATAVLFAPAVFGALVAIPTFLIARRFGGNLVGVVAAFILALLPGLFLQRGTVGAADHNVAEPLFMSLAVLGLLIAIAVGDRELPVWEQLLDRDIAGLRTVLGWSLLAGTATAAYMWVWPPGVILVGIFGIFLLVSLSSDVVSGVSPDHTAIPATIAMATTTLLMLIPLDVLGFSASGFSLLQVIAPLVVAFGAVFLSWLGREWERRDIEPNYYPGAVGGLVVVGFVLASVIVPGLVDMIVSNLIRYVGLSAGATTRTISEAQPFLQSRADQLGLGAWQAFFFEYGAAFFLALLGGLWMILRPHLLSSDSRRISMAAGVLLLGGLFVGFPAIPTALGGILGLSGDLFGLLVLSLAVAAALIAGDYPTEQILLVVWAAFMLAAALTQVRFNYYLVVPVAILAAYAVGRVIDDFGVTLATLSPRSIDWSHVMLVVTIVLLLFAPMVAPISFANQDDRQVQMSTAVQTGANAGPGAVTEWDSTLGWMQNNTPEVGNYGGAGNADQLDYDGTYAIPENDDYDYPEGSYGVMSWWDYGHWITVLGERIPVANPFQQHATQAANYLLAGDEETANERLGATDEDDAETQYVAVDYKMVDTQGKFSAPTVFYNANDSLSYDNMTDGQILGPNAGTYLNSGYRPPVTTLKTQRYYESQMVRLYHHHGSAVDANTVIQYENREYEQYENPVPTYETSRTFRSSEAAQEFAENDSNAIVGGVADFPREDLEALEHYRLVRVSEDSTAPRQKLANLEFREGEQPTWVKLFERVPGATIEGEGPADSTVTATVELESNAPYNDSTFTYTQHAETDANGDFEMTLPYASTDYDEWGPEDGYTNTSVRATGPYEFSTPTSVDRANETMTTHSGTVDVPEGVVIGASEEPITVTLDEQVIDTGQEDNQTDTNTTDTTNETVQSVGTTSLPEVTAQPTE is encoded by the coding sequence ATGAGCGACGACTCGACAGCGAGTGGCTCCACACTTGATATGGAGGCACTCACGGACACGTTCCGGCGCTGGTACCACGTGCCGGCGCTGGTACTGGCCGTCGTGACGATGTTCTTCATCCGGATCCAATCCTGGCAAAATTTCGTCCAGGACGGCAACGTGTACCTCTCAGGCAACGACGCCTGGTACCATCTTCGAATGGTCGAATATAGTGTGGAAAACGGCCTTTCGACGATGCCCTACGAGATCTGGACGGGCTTCGCGACGGGGAAGTACGTTGGTCAGTTCGGCACCCTCTTCGACCAACTGATCGCAACAGGAGCACTAATCCTGGGGCTTGGTGATCCCTCCAGTCAGCAAATCGCCACAGCAGTCCTCTTCGCTCCGGCAGTTTTCGGCGCACTCGTCGCGATTCCAACCTTCCTGATTGCCCGCCGCTTTGGTGGAAATCTCGTGGGGGTCGTCGCAGCGTTTATTCTTGCCTTGCTCCCCGGTCTCTTCCTCCAGCGCGGGACAGTGGGCGCGGCAGACCACAACGTCGCCGAACCGCTGTTCATGTCTCTAGCGGTACTTGGACTCCTCATTGCCATCGCCGTCGGTGATCGGGAACTGCCGGTCTGGGAGCAGCTCCTTGACCGGGATATCGCCGGCCTCCGAACCGTCTTGGGCTGGAGTCTCCTCGCGGGTACGGCCACCGCCGCATACATGTGGGTATGGCCGCCCGGCGTGATTCTCGTCGGGATCTTTGGAATTTTCTTGCTCGTCTCGCTCTCGAGTGATGTCGTCAGTGGCGTGAGTCCCGACCATACTGCCATCCCGGCGACCATCGCCATGGCGACCACGACACTTCTCATGCTAATTCCACTCGATGTTCTGGGCTTCTCCGCATCCGGATTCTCCCTGCTCCAGGTCATTGCCCCGCTGGTGGTCGCGTTCGGTGCCGTCTTCCTCTCGTGGCTAGGCCGCGAGTGGGAGCGTCGAGATATCGAGCCGAACTACTACCCAGGAGCGGTCGGCGGCCTCGTGGTCGTCGGGTTCGTTCTCGCCTCGGTGATCGTTCCCGGGCTGGTCGACATGATCGTGAGCAACTTGATCAGGTACGTGGGCCTTTCAGCTGGCGCAACCACCCGCACCATCAGCGAGGCCCAGCCCTTCCTCCAGTCCCGCGCCGACCAACTCGGCCTGGGGGCCTGGCAGGCCTTCTTCTTCGAGTACGGCGCGGCCTTCTTCCTCGCCCTGCTGGGCGGGCTCTGGATGATCCTCCGGCCACACCTCCTGAGTTCTGACTCCCGCCGCATCAGCATGGCCGCGGGCGTGCTCCTGCTGGGTGGACTCTTCGTCGGCTTCCCGGCCATTCCCACGGCCCTCGGGGGCATCCTCGGCCTCAGCGGGGACCTCTTCGGCCTGCTGGTGCTCAGCCTGGCCGTCGCCGCCGCACTGATCGCCGGGGACTACCCCACCGAGCAGATCCTGCTCGTGGTCTGGGCGGCGTTCATGCTCGCCGCGGCGCTCACCCAGGTCCGGTTCAACTACTACCTCGTCGTCCCGGTCGCCATCCTCGCAGCCTACGCAGTCGGGCGCGTGATCGACGACTTCGGCGTGACCCTGGCGACCCTCTCCCCGCGCTCCATCGACTGGAGTCACGTCATGCTCGTCGTGACCATCGTGCTCTTGCTCTTCGCACCCATGGTCGCCCCGATCAGCTTCGCGAACCAGGACGACCGACAGGTCCAGATGAGCACCGCCGTCCAGACCGGCGCGAACGCCGGGCCCGGGGCCGTCACCGAGTGGGACAGCACCCTGGGCTGGATGCAGAACAACACGCCCGAGGTGGGCAACTACGGGGGTGCGGGCAACGCCGACCAACTGGATTACGACGGCACCTACGCCATTCCCGAAAACGATGACTACGACTACCCCGAGGGATCCTACGGCGTGATGAGCTGGTGGGACTACGGCCACTGGATCACGGTGCTGGGCGAGCGCATCCCGGTCGCGAACCCGTTCCAGCAGCACGCCACCCAGGCCGCGAACTACCTGCTCGCCGGTGACGAGGAAACCGCCAACGAGCGACTCGGGGCCACCGACGAGGACGACGCCGAAACCCAGTACGTGGCCGTCGACTACAAGATGGTCGACACCCAGGGCAAGTTCAGCGCGCCCACGGTCTTCTACAATGCGAACGACAGCTTGAGTTACGATAACATGACCGACGGGCAGATCCTGGGCCCGAACGCCGGGACCTACCTCAACTCGGGCTACCGCCCGCCCGTGACCACGTTGAAGACCCAGCGCTACTACGAGAGTCAGATGGTCCGGCTCTATCACCACCACGGGAGCGCGGTGGATGCCAACACCGTCATCCAGTACGAGAACCGCGAGTACGAGCAGTACGAGAACCCGGTTCCGACCTACGAGACCTCCCGGACCTTCCGGTCCAGTGAAGCCGCCCAGGAGTTCGCCGAAAACGACAGCAACGCGATCGTCGGCGGCGTGGCCGACTTCCCGCGTGAGGACCTCGAAGCGCTGGAACACTACCGCCTGGTGCGAGTCTCCGAGGATTCCACCGCGCCCCGGCAGAAACTCGCGAACCTCGAGTTCCGCGAGGGCGAACAGCCCACCTGGGTCAAGCTCTTCGAGCGTGTGCCCGGCGCGACCATCGAGGGAGAAGGGCCGGCAGACTCGACTGTGACCGCCACCGTCGAGCTAGAGTCGAACGCCCCGTACAACGACAGCACGTTCACCTACACCCAGCACGCCGAGACAGACGCGAACGGCGACTTCGAGATGACCCTGCCCTACGCCTCGACCGACTACGATGAATGGGGCCCCGAAGACGGGTACACCAACACGAGCGTGCGGGCCACCGGCCCCTACGAGTTCAGCACGCCCACGAGTGTGGACCGGGCGAACGAGACGATGACGACCCACAGCGGAACCGTCGACGTGCCTGAAGGAGTCGTGATCGGAGCGAGCGAGGAGCCCATCACGGTGACCCTCGACGAACAGGTGATCGACACGGGCCAGGAGGACAACCAGACCGACACGAACACGACTGACACGACGAACGAGACAGTCCAGTCCGTCGGCACCACCAGCCTGCCCGAAGTCACCGCTCAGCCCACCGAGTAA
- a CDS encoding ATP-binding protein produces MTFYDRRDELTTLRSAFQSDEHELFVVYGRRRVGKTELLTEFASDRPHIYFLASQEAETRQREKFVAQIAATFDERVPRIETWDDALAYLGEKIADQKLLVIIDEFPYLVAENDSLPSYVQAFVDHQLAESDSMLVLCGSSVSTMESEVLGHESPLFGRRTGQIDLQPFSFSQSTEIISYPIEDAIRSFSITGGTPLYLTQFDYGQSLRENVLSNILSPTAPLFNEPEFLLRTELRNPARYMSILEAIATGHTTPKEIAGSAGIDSGPLSKYLQTLKRLRFIDRDVPVTASPKQSKRSRYRIGDGFLRFWFRFVEPNRSGIEEAPAVVFEEAIEPAMPEFVSWAFEDIARELLWAAIRTGELNQYAEIGPWWYGGEEIDLVGLAPGSERILFTEVKWTTDPVGFDLVESLRGKTDAVRWGPDTRTESFALVSKSGFEDGLARTLPDNWTLFDLSDVERLLA; encoded by the coding sequence ATGACCTTCTACGACCGGCGGGACGAACTCACTACCCTCAGGAGTGCATTCCAGTCCGACGAGCACGAACTCTTTGTCGTGTACGGACGACGACGGGTGGGCAAAACGGAACTTCTCACCGAGTTCGCGTCGGACCGCCCGCACATCTACTTTCTGGCCTCACAGGAAGCCGAGACTCGGCAGCGGGAGAAGTTCGTCGCCCAGATCGCGGCGACGTTTGACGAGCGTGTGCCACGGATCGAGACCTGGGACGACGCGCTTGCGTACCTCGGTGAGAAGATCGCCGACCAGAAACTACTGGTCATCATCGACGAATTCCCATATCTCGTCGCGGAGAACGATTCGCTTCCCTCCTACGTCCAGGCCTTTGTCGATCACCAACTCGCCGAGAGCGATTCGATGCTGGTACTCTGTGGCTCCAGTGTGAGTACGATGGAGTCCGAGGTCCTGGGACACGAAAGTCCGCTTTTCGGTCGTCGAACTGGCCAGATAGATCTGCAGCCCTTTTCGTTCAGCCAGTCGACCGAAATCATCTCCTATCCGATTGAGGACGCCATCAGATCGTTTTCGATCACCGGCGGGACGCCACTGTATCTCACACAGTTCGATTACGGGCAGTCCCTCAGGGAAAACGTCCTCTCGAACATCCTCTCGCCGACGGCACCACTGTTCAACGAGCCGGAATTTCTGCTTCGCACCGAGCTTCGAAATCCGGCCCGATATATGAGCATTCTCGAGGCGATTGCAACCGGCCACACGACGCCGAAAGAGATCGCCGGCTCGGCTGGAATCGATTCGGGCCCGCTGTCGAAGTACCTGCAGACGCTCAAACGGCTCCGGTTCATCGACCGGGACGTCCCGGTGACGGCCTCGCCAAAACAGTCAAAGCGATCCCGGTATCGAATCGGAGACGGCTTTCTCAGGTTCTGGTTCCGGTTCGTCGAGCCGAATCGATCGGGAATCGAGGAGGCACCGGCAGTCGTCTTCGAGGAGGCGATCGAGCCAGCGATGCCAGAATTCGTTTCGTGGGCGTTCGAGGACATCGCCCGGGAACTCCTGTGGGCTGCAATCCGGACGGGGGAATTGAACCAGTACGCGGAGATCGGGCCCTGGTGGTACGGCGGCGAGGAGATCGACCTGGTCGGTCTCGCGCCCGGCAGCGAGCGGATTCTCTTCACCGAGGTCAAGTGGACGACCGATCCGGTCGGGTTCGACCTCGTCGAATCGCTTCGAGGGAAGACCGATGCCGTGCGCTGGGGGCCTGACACGCGAACCGAGTCGTTTGCCCTCGTTTCGAAAAGCGGGTTCGAGGACGGGCTGGCGCGCACGCTTCCCGACAACTGGACGCTTTTCGATCTGTCAGACGTCGAGCGGCTGCTTGCCTGA
- a CDS encoding DUF368 domain-containing protein, producing the protein MAAQDWLAVYLKGFAMGTADAIPGVSGGTIALIAGIYDRLVTAIAGLDVEGGLALLGALLGSHEAQGRREAVDHVVELDLHFLAVLGIGIVTAAVTAANVIHLAVGSYPGPTYAFFFGLIAASVVVLREAMAIDTPRGIAIAVTGFAVAWVLTGVTSTSIGDGLLLVFLSGAVAICAMILPGISGSLILLALGQYERIVGTVRELTTALVGGGDLLGPATVLAVFALGAGLGVLAFARVVAWALETDRSATLTFLVALMAGALRAPGSEIIAATETWTPGATAALMGMGILGGGLVLVLDRVTAGVEY; encoded by the coding sequence ATGGCCGCCCAAGACTGGCTCGCGGTCTACCTCAAGGGCTTCGCGATGGGTACCGCCGACGCCATCCCCGGCGTCTCTGGCGGCACAATCGCGCTCATCGCGGGCATCTACGACCGCCTGGTGACCGCCATCGCCGGCCTCGACGTCGAGGGCGGGCTGGCGCTTCTCGGTGCGCTGCTGGGGAGCCACGAGGCCCAGGGTCGCCGCGAGGCCGTCGATCACGTCGTCGAACTGGACCTGCACTTCCTGGCGGTACTCGGGATCGGGATTGTGACTGCGGCCGTCACCGCGGCGAACGTGATACACCTCGCCGTGGGGTCCTACCCCGGCCCGACCTACGCCTTCTTCTTCGGGCTGATCGCCGCCTCGGTGGTCGTGCTCCGCGAGGCCATGGCGATCGACACCCCGCGAGGCATCGCCATCGCGGTGACTGGCTTCGCCGTCGCCTGGGTGCTCACCGGGGTGACCAGCACCTCGATCGGCGACGGGCTCCTCCTGGTCTTTCTCTCCGGCGCGGTCGCCATCTGCGCGATGATCCTGCCAGGGATCTCCGGCTCGCTCATCCTGCTCGCCCTGGGCCAGTACGAGCGGATCGTGGGGACGGTGAGAGAGCTCACGACCGCGCTGGTCGGTGGTGGGGACCTCCTCGGGCCGGCCACAGTGCTTGCAGTCTTCGCGCTTGGAGCGGGCCTGGGCGTGCTGGCCTTCGCCCGCGTGGTCGCCTGGGCGCTCGAAACCGACCGCAGCGCCACGCTGACCTTCCTCGTGGCGCTCATGGCCGGCGCACTCAGGGCCCCAGGGAGCGAGATCATCGCCGCCACGGAGACCTGGACGCCGGGAGCGACTGCCGCCCTGATGGGAATGGGGATCCTCGGCGGCGGCCTGGTACTCGTCCTCGATCGTGTGACCGCCGGCGTCGAGTACTGA
- a CDS encoding FkbM family methyltransferase: MNQSGLVFSLGKFVYDLFVRPIIPNTCRLVLQNGVPSWREMKILDLKTDFPEYERGISNSIEQYVDKGSSVVIVGGGKGVTTVKAANAVGPEGNVTVFEASDTMVDVVSETVKINAVDDIVTVKHTTVSSVHENSSDNYGRSTATGMEPSQLPECDVLELDCEGAEIEILRGLSSWPELIIVEVHDVYGASESEVRAILSENSYEIIDRDIEADDDGVYVLTAKLR, from the coding sequence ATGAATCAATCAGGGTTGGTTTTTTCCCTTGGCAAATTCGTATATGACCTATTCGTACGTCCAATAATTCCAAATACATGCCGGCTAGTGCTTCAAAATGGTGTCCCTTCGTGGAGAGAAATGAAAATACTAGACTTGAAAACAGATTTTCCAGAATATGAACGAGGTATTTCCAATTCTATTGAACAGTATGTTGATAAAGGAAGTTCAGTTGTCATTGTAGGAGGGGGTAAAGGAGTTACGACCGTAAAAGCGGCAAATGCTGTAGGTCCGGAAGGTAATGTTACTGTTTTTGAGGCTAGTGACACAATGGTAGATGTAGTTTCAGAGACTGTTAAAATAAATGCGGTTGATGACATAGTTACAGTAAAGCACACTACTGTGTCGTCTGTCCATGAAAATAGCTCAGACAATTATGGTCGTTCGACAGCTACGGGAATGGAGCCATCCCAATTGCCAGAATGTGATGTTCTGGAACTAGATTGTGAGGGGGCGGAGATCGAAATACTACGAGGTTTATCTTCATGGCCGGAGTTGATAATTGTAGAGGTTCATGATGTTTATGGGGCTTCTGAAAGCGAAGTTCGAGCCATATTATCAGAAAATAGCTATGAAATAATTGATCGAGATATTGAGGCGGATGACGACGGAGTCTATGTGTTAACGGCAAAATTGAGGTAG
- a CDS encoding glycosyltransferase, whose product MSNTRKVGTVIPIYNDSVEADTTLNAVTQLSHEKYNIFVVDNNSTDGTQEVIAKYTRSNQHIHLLVEDEIQSSYAARNTGIANTDADILAFLDADETVDPDWLETAIEAMESQNVDYLGCNVELTLPDDTLVGHYNQRTGFPVKEYLENEHFAPTCALLVRREVFEDVGLFDERLISGGDMEFGQRVHEAGYDQGYAEDATVYHPARTSFESLWKKNFRVGRGFCQKQRYHPDRYGNPGIPPTPTGSGSGDEEPPEDVTTRVAFALLSIALLVAKGLGYYYEFFFGEERERRDFTY is encoded by the coding sequence ATGTCAAATACTAGGAAGGTCGGAACAGTTATTCCAATATATAATGATTCAGTCGAGGCAGATACAACGCTAAACGCTGTAACCCAACTAAGCCATGAGAAATACAACATATTCGTCGTTGATAACAACTCGACGGACGGTACACAGGAGGTAATAGCAAAATACACACGCAGTAATCAACACATCCACCTCCTCGTCGAAGACGAAATCCAATCCTCCTACGCCGCCCGGAACACCGGCATCGCAAACACCGACGCCGACATCCTCGCTTTCCTCGACGCCGACGAAACCGTAGACCCGGACTGGCTCGAAACTGCCATCGAAGCCATGGAATCCCAGAACGTCGACTACCTCGGCTGCAACGTCGAACTCACCCTCCCCGATGACACCCTCGTCGGCCACTACAACCAACGAACGGGCTTCCCCGTGAAAGAGTACCTCGAAAACGAGCACTTCGCCCCAACGTGTGCCCTCCTCGTCCGTCGCGAGGTCTTCGAGGACGTGGGCCTCTTCGACGAACGCCTCATCTCCGGGGGCGACATGGAATTCGGCCAGCGCGTTCACGAAGCCGGCTACGACCAGGGCTACGCCGAGGACGCCACCGTCTACCACCCCGCGCGAACCTCCTTCGAGTCCCTCTGGAAGAAGAACTTCCGCGTCGGCAGAGGGTTCTGCCAGAAGCAACGCTATCACCCCGACCGCTACGGGAATCCGGGAATTCCACCCACACCCACCGGTTCAGGTAGTGGAGACGAGGAGCCACCAGAAGACGTCACCACCAGAGTTGCCTTCGCTCTGCTCTCCATCGCGTTGCTCGTCGCCAAGGGCCTCGGCTACTACTACGAATTCTTCTTCGGTGAGGAGCGAGAACGCCGCGACTTCACGTATTAG
- a CDS encoding anaerobic glycerol-3-phosphate dehydrogenase subunit C, whose product MSSPAPRVPELPEITHEPPRNRSRTDPCHSCHICDSVCPVTPVNADFQGPKSQGPQEWRLRDGGVSVDYSIAACTNCLQCHGACPADVDLMALHTEARATHVEERGLSLRSLRDRLLANYGLLARIGSRFPRLSNWLMDNGVIRSLAESTLGITAEREAPEFAQETFREWWAARGGPRVQSEQKRVAYFHGDHANYHQPAVGKSLVRVYEHLGYEVRVPEQRCSGAPMVANGHLEDAERVTRKNVESFEPYIEAGYDVIATCTSCSLTLRETNPREFDVDGVDRLAANTYDAVEYLRMQDELADLELDSAALPDALSYHAPCHARDQGVDGAALPALRAAGVEVAHLGDDCSGMSGTYGWKEERYEDSMAIGEDLFAAAEAVEAEASLTECPTCGMQLEHGTDEETIHPIEVLSAGLDGRRNV is encoded by the coding sequence ATGAGTTCGCCCGCGCCTCGCGTTCCGGAGCTTCCCGAAATCACTCACGAGCCGCCACGCAACCGCTCGCGTACCGATCCCTGTCACTCCTGTCACATCTGTGACTCGGTCTGTCCAGTGACGCCGGTCAATGCGGACTTTCAGGGTCCGAAATCACAGGGGCCCCAGGAGTGGCGACTCCGAGATGGTGGGGTTTCGGTCGATTACTCCATCGCGGCGTGTACGAACTGTCTGCAGTGTCACGGGGCGTGCCCCGCCGACGTGGATCTCATGGCGCTGCACACCGAGGCGCGGGCCACGCACGTCGAGGAGCGGGGTTTGAGCCTCCGATCGCTCCGAGATCGGCTGCTCGCGAACTACGGGCTGCTGGCCCGAATCGGCAGTCGGTTCCCCCGACTCTCGAACTGGCTCATGGACAACGGCGTAATTCGCTCGCTTGCCGAGTCGACTTTGGGCATCACGGCCGAACGGGAGGCCCCCGAATTCGCTCAGGAGACGTTCCGGGAATGGTGGGCGGCGCGGGGTGGGCCACGGGTCCAGAGCGAGCAAAAGCGCGTGGCGTACTTCCACGGCGATCACGCCAACTACCACCAGCCCGCGGTCGGCAAATCACTGGTGCGGGTCTACGAGCACCTGGGTTATGAGGTTCGGGTGCCAGAACAGCGCTGCTCGGGCGCGCCCATGGTCGCGAACGGCCACCTCGAGGACGCTGAGCGCGTCACCCGGAAAAACGTCGAGTCATTCGAACCCTACATCGAGGCGGGCTATGACGTCATCGCCACCTGTACTTCCTGCTCGCTGACCCTCCGCGAGACCAACCCCCGCGAGTTCGACGTCGATGGTGTGGATCGCCTCGCGGCCAACACTTACGACGCCGTCGAGTACCTGCGGATGCAGGACGAACTGGCCGATCTCGAACTCGATTCGGCCGCGCTCCCGGACGCCCTCTCCTATCACGCCCCCTGTCACGCCCGCGATCAGGGCGTCGATGGGGCGGCACTACCGGCCCTCAGAGCGGCCGGTGTCGAGGTCGCTCATCTCGGGGACGACTGCTCGGGTATGAGCGGCACCTACGGCTGGAAGGAGGAGCGCTACGAAGACTCGATGGCGATCGGCGAGGATCTCTTCGCGGCGGCCGAGGCAGTCGAGGCCGAGGCCTCGCTCACCGAGTGCCCGACCTGCGGGATGCAACTGGAACACGGGACCGACGAGGAGACAATCCACCCGATCGAGGTGCTTTCGGCGGGCCTCGACGGGCGGCGAAACGTCTAA